GCCCGCCCCGCGGCGGTCAGGTGTCAGGCGGACGCGGCGCCCGGCCCCCGCGGCGCGATCGGCTCCCCGCCCCGCGTGAAGTACGAGCGGGCGTCCCGCGGCCGGATGTCCGCGACCGCGTCCTGGAAGAGCCGCATCGGGTGCGGCGTGAACGGGTGCTCCGCGATGGCGTCGAGGTCGAGCTCGATGCCGAGGCCCACGCCCTCGGGGATCATCACGTCCCCCTCCGCCGTGAGCTCGAGCCGCTCGTCCGAGATGTCGGACCGCCACGGCACGTCCACCGCCATGATCTCGAGGTACCGGAAGTTCGGCAGCGTCGCGCCGAGCTGCAGCGTCGCCGCCGTCGACAGCGGGCCGCTCGGGTTGTGCGGCGCGAACGGCACGTGGTGGTGCGCGGCGAGCGTGGAGATGAAGGACAGCTCCATCAGCCCGCCGGCGTGCGTCACGTCGGGCTGCACGAAGTCGACGGCCCCGCGCGCGAGCGGACCGACGAACCCCTGCCGGCCGTACCAGCGCTCCCCCGCGGCGATCGCGACGGGCGACTTCGACCGGATCTCGATCATCGCGTCCACGCCCTCCGGCGGGCACGGCTCCTCGAGGAACACCGGGTCGTAGCGCTCGAGGCGCCGGGCGATGCGGATCGCGGTGGGCACGTCGAAGCGCCCGTGCCCCTCGATGAAGAGCTCGACGTCGCCGCCGACGGCGTCGCGCACGGCGGCGACGGACTCGAGCATGCGGTCGATGTCGCGATCCGTCGCGTGCCGCTCGGCCGCCTCGAACGGGTCCCACTTGAGGCCGCGGAAGCCGGTCGCGACGGTCGCCACCGCGGCGGCCGCGAGGTCCTCGGGCGCGCTGATCCCGGAGAACCAGCCGTTCGCGTAGGCCCGGACCCGGTCGCGCACCTGGCCGCCGAGCATCCGGTGCACGGGCACGCCGAGCTCGCGGGCGGAGATGTCCCAGAGCGCCGTCTCGAGGGCGCTGAGCGCCGTGCCCGTCACGGGACCGCCGCGCCAGTACGCGTCGCGGGAGACCTCGTGCACGGTCTCGGCGATGCGCCGCGGATCACGGCCGAGCACCGCCCGCTCGAGCACCTGCACGGCGCCCTGCACCGCGTGCTCCTGTCCCTCGAGCGTCGCCTCGGCGACGCCCGTGAGGCCCTCGTCGGTCTCGACCCGCAGGAAGACGAGGTTGGTGCGGTAGAAGTCGACGACGACCGTGCTCACGCGCGTGACCCTCACGGGGTGCCCTGCTCTCCGGTAGCGGTGGCGACGGAGGTGTCGGGGTCCGTGTCGGTGCCGCCGGTCACGCGGATCCGCTCCCCGCCAGGTGCCGCAGGAGCGCGCGCACGCCGAAGGTCCAGGGCGCGCAGTCCTCGGCGGCGCGCACGCGGTTCTCCAACGTGCCGAGCCGCGGCGACGAGATGCGGACGACGTCGTCCACGTGGTGCGTGAAGCCGCGGCCCGGGGCGTCGCGGTCCTCCGTGGGCGCGAACATCGTGCCGAGCATCAGCAGCGCGCCGTCGGGGTACGCGTGGTGCGGGCCGATCAGCTGGCGCACGAGGTCGAGCGGGTCGCGCGAGATGAGCGACATGTCGGACACGGCCCGGAGCGCGAACCCGTCGGCGCCGTCCACCCGCAGCGACACCCGGAGCGCGCGCACGTCGTCCATGCCGAAGGAGTCGTCGAGCAGCCGGATGAAGGGGCCCACCGCGCCGGACGCGTTGGCGTCCTTCGCGCGGCCGAGCAGCAGGGCGCTCCGGCCCTCCACGTCGCGGAGGTTCACGTCATTCGCCAGCGTCGCGCCGACGACCCTCCCCGCCGACGAGACGACCAGCGCGACCTCGGGCTCGGGGTTGTTCCACGCGCTCGCCGCGAGCACGCCCACGTCCTCGCCCGTGCCCACGGTCGACAGCGGCTGCCCCTTCGTGAAGATCTCGGCGTCCGTGCCGAGGCCCACCTCGAGGTACGGGCTCCAGGTGCCCGCCGCGAGCATGGCGTCCCGGAGGCGGAGGGCCGCCAGGGATCCGGGCACGACGTCGCGGATCTCCGCGCCGAGCATCAGGGTGAGCTCCTCGCGCACGGCCGCGGCCGCCGTCGGGTCTCCCCCGGCGCGCTCCTCGATGACGCGCTCCAGGAGCGACGCCGCGAACGTCACACCCGCGGCCTTGACCGCCTGGAGGTCGACGGGCGAGAGGATCCACGGGCGCGCGGGGTCCCGGCCGTCCGGCCGCGCGTTCGCGATGACCTCGTCGACCGTGCCCAGCGGACGCGCGGGGGCCTCCTGGACGAGGGCGACCGGATCCGGCGCGTCGGCCAGCTCGCTGACGGTGGCGACGACCCTGCTGAGGTCGTGCACGACGCCGTCGCGGACGACCACGGGCGACGGCCCGCCCGTGCGCGGATCCCAGACCCGGCCGACGAGGACGGCCCGCTCGGCGTCCTCGGGCAGCGTGCTCGGCGCCGCGCCCGGCTGCATGTGCGCGTGCTCCTGCATGGCGACCGCTCCGTCCCGCGGCGTGCGGGCGGATCGCCGGCGCATCGTCGCTGGGACGACCTTGGCCCACCCCGCCGCCGCGGTCCACGAGTTTGCGCGAAAATGGGGCCATGCACGACGACGAGGACGAGGACCGTACGGAGCGGGGCGGCCCGACGACCCTCGCCGACGTCGCCCTCCGCGCCGGCGTCTCCGTCTCGAGCGCCTCGCGCGTGCTGGGCGGCCGCGGCGAGGTGCGGGCGGAGACGCGCGCCCGGATCCTGCGCGCCGCCGCCGACCTGGGCTACCGCCGGGCGGGCACCCGTCGCGGCCGGCCGGCGCTGCACGAGCCCCGCCTCATCGAGCTCGTCGTCGGGCGCTTCGGCAACCCGTGGACGCGGACGGTCGCCGAGGCCGCCCGCGATCGCGCCGCCGCCCTCGGCTACGACCTCGCCCTCACGGTGGAGCGCGCGGATCCCGCCGACGACTGGTGCGCGCGCGTCGTCGCCCGCCGCTCCTCCGGCGTGATCCTCGGCGTCACCACCCCCACGGCCGCCGAGCGCGACGCCCTCCGCGACCTCCGCATCCCGCTCGTGCTGCTCGATCCCCGCGCCGAGGTCCCCCGGGGCACGACGTCCGTCGGCACCACGGACCGCGCGGGCGGCCAGGACGCGGGCGCCCACCTCGCCGAGCGCGGCGCGACCGCCTTCCTCGTGGTCGCGGGCGCGCCGCGCTTCCGCTTCGGCCGGGCGCGCGAGGCCGGCTTCCGCGACGCCGTGCGGGCCGCCCGTCCCGACGCTCCCCTGCACCGGATCACGACGGGCTGGTCCGCGGACGAGGTGGTCGACCCCGCCGCGCTCGCCCGCGCCGCCGCCGACGCCGCGGACGCGGGCGGACCCCTCGGCGTCTTCGCGGTCACGGACGACATGGCCTTCGCCGTGTGCCGCGCCGCCGCCGTGGCGGGCCTCCGCATCCCGGGGGACCTCCTGGTGGTGGGCTTCGACGACGAGCCGCGCGCCGCCGTCGCCCGTCCCCCGCTGACGACCGTCCGTCAGCCGCTCGCCGCCATGGCCGCCCGGGCCGTCGACCTCGTGCACGCGGCCCGCACCGGATCCCCGGCCGACGCGCACGTGGAGCTCCCGACGCGCCTCGTGGTGCGCGCGTCCACGGGCGGCTGAGGAGTGGTGTCGCCCGGACAGGGGGCCCGGCGCGACGCTGGGCGAGGCGCGGCGGACGGCAGGATGGACGCGGGCGGGAGCCCCGAGGAGAGGGCCGCATGACCGCCGACGACACCACCGCCGACCGCGACGCGGCACCCGCCGACCCCGGCCGCGAGAACCGCGAGCTGCTGCGCATCGGATGGGACGCCCTCATGACGTGGATCGCCCACGTCCTCACGCCGCGACGCCGCCTCACGGCGCTCGTCGTGGGGATCGCCACCGGCGTCGTCGTGACCCTGCTGCTGCGCGCCCTGCTCCTGCACGCGGACGACTCCGACGGGGACGAGACCGTGCTCGCCGCCGCCCTCGGCCTCGTGATCGGTGCCGTCGCGGGCGCCGTCCCCCTGACGACGTGGCTCTCGCGTGCGTCCCGCCGCATCCGCTCCGCGACGGGTGCGCATCCGCACTGGCGAGATGCCGCGCTCCTCGATCGGTCGGTGGATGCACGTGGCCGCGTGGTCCTCGCCCCGGGGACCGCCGAGCGGATCGCGGTGGAGTCCCGCCGCGCGATCGCGTCGTCCGCGGTCGGGGTGCCCGGCGCGCTCATCCTCCTGGTCACCGTGCTGATCGCCACGCCCGTCGTGCTGCTGCAGGGGACGGTGAGCCTGCAGATGCTCATCGTGCCGCTCTACGTCGTGACGAGCGCCTCCACGCTGTACACGATGGCCCGCGCCGCCGGCCCACTGGCCCTCCTCCGCGACGCCGCCGACGCCGAGCTCGCCCTCCCCGAGTCCGAGCGCCCGGTGCCGCCGCCCGTCGATCCCCCGCGCGGCAGCCGCCTGCCCTGATCCGTGCGGCACCCAGCAGGTTCCCCCACTTGGGGAATACCGTGGGACGCATGAAGGCGCTCCAGTACACCCGCATCGGATCCCAGCCCGAGGTCGTCGAGATCGAGAGGCCGACCCCCGGCCCCGGTCAGGTCCTCCTCCGCGTCACCGCCGCCGGCGTGTGCCACTCGGACGAGTACGTCATGGGCCTGTCGGAGGAGGAGTACCGCGCCGCCGGCTATCCCCTCCCCCTCACGCTCGGCCACGAGGGCGCGGGCGTCGTCGAGGAGCTGGGCGCGGGCGTCGAGCACCTCGCCGTCGGGGACGCCGTCGCCGTGTACGGCCCGTGGGGCTGCGGCCGCTGCCACGCGTGCGCCGAGGGGCGGGAGAACTACTGCGAGAACGCCGCCGCCGAGGGGATCCAGCCTCCCGGGCTCGGGGCCCCCGGTGCGATGGCGGAGTACATGATCGTCGACGACCCGCGCCACCTGGTCCCGCTCGGCGACCTCGACCCGGTCGAGAACGTGTCGCTCACCGACGCGGGCCTGACGCCGTACCACGCCATCAAGACCTCCCTGCCGAAGCTCGGCGCGGGCACGTTCGCGGTCGTCATCGGCACGGGCGGACTCGGCCACGTGGGGATCCAGATCCTCCGCGCCCTGAGCGGGGCCACGGTCATCGCCCTCGACGTGAACGAGGAGAAGCTGGAGCTCGCCCGCCACGTCGGCGCGCACCACACGGTCATCAGCGACGCAGCTGCGGCCGACGGCATCCGGGCGATCACGGGCGGGCGCGGCGTGCAGGCCGTGTTCGACTTCGTCGGCGCCACGCCGACCATGGCGACGGCCGTCCAGGTCGTCGAGCCGGGCGGCGACGTCACCGTCGTCGGCATCGGCGGCGGCACGGTCGAGGTCGGGTTCGGGCGCATCGCGTTCGACGCCGCCCTCCGGATCCCCTACTGGGGCAGCCGGTCCGAGCTCATCGAGGTGCTGGACCTGGCGCGCTCCGGGCAGGTGACGGTCGAGACGCAGCGCTACTCCCTCGACCAGGCTCCCGACGCCTACGCGGCCCTCGCGACAGGTGCCGTCCGGGGTCGCGCGGTCATCGTGCCCTAGCCGCCCAGCAGCCCGTAATCCGCGGAGCGGCGCGGCGGTGTCGCCCATCGACAGCGACACGCCGCCCGCGCTGTGAGTCTCCCTGGTGCGACGCGCCCGTCCCTATGGGAGTGTTGGTCGTGGTTGCCCCAGAATCCCGGCCGCCTGCGTCATGTGCCCACGTGACGTCGACAGACAGCGGCTCGCCACGGCGGCCCGCTCCACCTGGCCGAGAGGCCACGGACGAACGAGCTGACCATGACTGACACCACCGCAGCACCTCGCATCGTGCTCACCCGACCCAAGCGCGGCGGCGGAGCCAACCCCACCACCGAGTACTCGGGCCTCCTCAACACGGTCCGCGACGCCGGCCTCCTGAACCGCCGCGTCGGGTTCTACGTGCTGATGTTCTCCGGCATCACCGCGGCCCTCGTCGGCCTCGGCGCCGGCTTCGTGCTCCTCGGGGACAGCTGGTTCCAGCTGCTCATCGCGGCGGGGCTCGGCATCATCTTCACCCAGTTCGCGTTCCTCGCCCATGAGGCCTCGCATCGCCAGGTGTTCGAGTCCGGCAAGGCCAACGACATCGCCGGCCGCACGCTCGCGAACCTGTTCGTCGGCATCAGCTACTCGTGGTGGATGACGAAGCATTCCCGTCACCACGCCAACCCGAACGTCCTCGGCAAGGATCCGGACATCGAGCGCGACGTCATCTCCTTCACCCCGGAGGACGCCGCCCGCGCCAAGGGCGTCTACGGCTGGTTCACGCGCCACCAGGGCTACGCGTTCTTCCCGATCCTCATGTTCGAGGGCCTCAACCTCCACGTGCACGGCTTCCGCACGGTGTTCGGTCGCGGCAAGGTCGACAAGCGCTGGCTGGAGATCTCGATGCTCTCCACCCGCATCATCGCCTACCTCGCCGTCGTCTTCTTCTTCCTCCCCCTCGGCATGGCGTTCGCGTTCGTCGGTGTCCAGCTCGCGGTGTTCGGCGTCTACATGGGCGCCTCGTTCGCCCCGAACCACAAGGGCATGCCCGTCCTCCCGAAGGACTCCAAGGTCGACTTCCTCCGCCGCCAGGTCCTCACCAGCCGCAACATCAAGAGCACCTGGTTGACCGACATCTACATGGGCGGCCTCAACTACCAGATCGAGCACCACCTCTTCCCCAACATGCCCCGCCCGGCCCTGAAGAAGGCCCAGGTCATCGCCAAGGAGTACTGCGCGACCCACTCGATCCCGTACACCGAGACCACCCTCCTGGCCTCGTACGGCATCGTCGTCGCCTACCTCAACCGGGTCGGCCTCTCCGCCGGCGGCGACCCGTTCGACTGCCCCGCGTCCGCGTCCTTCGGACGCTGATCCCCGGCGGCCAATCCGCCGCACCCGCATCACCCGACGCCTCCCGCTCGCCGCCCTCCGGGCCGCGACCGGGAGGCGTCGTCGTGCGTGCGACGCCCGGCGGTCCGGATGCCGCCGCCCCCGAGGCGGACTAGCGCCTGCCCCAGTCCCAGGACGGCGTGCTGAGCAGCCCCTGCCCGCGGAGGGTCGTCTCGCCGAGCGGCTTCTCGAGCACGAGCTCCCCCGCCTCGGCGTGCGTCGAGATCGCGGCCGCGAGGCCCGGCGCGTGCGTGACCACGAGGATCTGGATCCGCTGCGACGCCTCCGCGATCAGCTCGCCGAGCGCGGGCAGGAGGTCCTGGTGGAGGCTCGTCTCCGGCTCGTTGAGCACCATGAGCTCGGGCGTCTCCGTGGTGAGGAGCGCGGCCGTGAGCATGAGCATCCGGAGCGTGCCGTCCGAGAGCTCGGCCGCGTCGAGCACGCGCAGCACGCCGGGCTGCTCGAGGCCGAGCGTGAGGATGCCGTCCTGCGAGCGGATGACGACGCGCGATCCCGGGAAGGCCCGGTCGACCAGGGCGTCGAGGGCGTCACCGCGCCCCCACTCGCGGATGGTCTGCACGGCCGCCGCGAGGTCCGACCCGTCGCTCGCGAGGACTGGGGTGCGCGTGCCCACCCGCGGCCGTCGGGCCGGCGCATCGGCGTCCGTGCGCAGGTGGTCGTAGAAGCGCCAGCCGCCCATCCGCCGCCGGAGGATCATCGCCTCGGGGCTCGTGACCGCGTCGGCCACCTCGCTGAGCACGCTGAGGTGCGGCGGCACCAGGGCGGGCACGCGCATCCACCCGTCGGCCTCGTCGCGCACGCGCACGTCCTGCCAGCGGCGCTCCAGCACGAGGGACCGCGGCCGGGCCACGGGACCGCTGAAGACCAGCTCGCGCTTGATCTCCGGGTCCCGCCCGAACATGGTCGGCGGCCGGGCCGACGGGTCGCTCTGCGGAATGCCGAGGTCGACGAGGTAGCCCAGGTCGTCGCCCGCGAAGCCCAGCCGCAGCGCGACGGGGCCCTTCCGCATGGTGCCCTGCACCGCGTGCTCCCCGTCGCGCATCGCGCGGGACAGGCCCTCGGGTCCCGCCCACAGGACGGCCTCGAGGCCGCCCTCGCGGGCGAGCGCGCCGACCGCCCCACCCTGCGCCATGTCGGCGATGAGGCGGAGCGCCCGGTAGACGTTGGACTTGCCGCTGCCGTTGGCGCCGGTGACGACGTCGAGGCCGGTGAGCGGGAGCGCCAGGTCGCGGACGGAGCGGTAGCCGGAGACGGCGAGGGTGCGGATCATGCCGCGACCCTCCCACGGGCCGACGACACCCGTCGTCCCCCCGGGGTCGCGACGGCGGCGCGACCCCTGCGCCCCAGGTCGCTGACGGGAGCCGCGGGACGGGCAGCCGGGGGCCGCGGGTCAGGCGTCCTGCGGCACCCGCACCGTGAGGCCGCCGGGCAGCACCTGGATCTTGAAGCCGACGGCGCGGCCGAACGGGTCGCCGTCGAGCTCGATGTCCTCCTCCTTCTCGAGGCGGACGACGACCTCCTCGGCCGTCCGGTACTCGAGCGCGCGGACCTCCTTCTCGGGGCCCATGAGGCGGCGCCCCGCGGCGGTGCGGCGGACGACGCCGTTCTCCCACGCGACCTTGACCCAGATCTGGATCCAGCCGAAGATCCCCTCCGGTCGCATGAGCACCACGTCGAGGATGCCGTCGTCGACCGCGGCGTCCGGCAGCAGCAGGATGTTGGCCGGCAGCGAGCCGCAGTTGCCGACGATCAGGGTGTGCGCGCGGCGGCGGTGCGTGCTGCGGCCGTCGAGGCGGTAGCGCAGGCGCAGCTGGTCGCGGTCGCGGAGGGCCTTGAAGATCGCGTCGACGTAGGCGAGCCAGCCGACCTTCTTCTTCAGCTCCGAGTCGGTGTTGGCGAGCATCTTGGCGTCGATGCCGACGCCGGCCATGACGACGAACACGTGCTTGTCGCGCGTCTCGTCCTGGCGGAGGATCTCGATGGCCGCGAGGTCGACCTTCCGGTCGTGGCCGGAGAACGCGGCCTCGAGCGAGTGCTCCACGTCGTTGAGGGTGAGCTTGAGGTTGCGGGCCAGCAGGTTGCCGGTGCCGGAGGGCAGGAGGCCGAGCGCGACGCCGGATCCGGACATGCCCTCGGCGACGGCGCGGACGGTGCCGTCGCCGCCGGCCGCGATGACCATGTCGACGTCGTGGGACAACGCCTCCTGAGCGGCGCCCTTGCCCGGGTCGTCCTCGCTGGTCTCGAACCAGAGGGTCTCCTCCCAGCCCGCGGTGCCGGCGGCCTGCGCCACCTTCGCCTTCAGGGACTCGAGGTCGACCTTGATGGGGTTGTAGACGACGGCGGCACGGCGACCCGACCCGTCGGTGGGCGATGGTGCGGGAGCGGAGGCGGGGGTGGAGGTCGTCATCATGGTCACCCTACCGACGCGCGCGGCCGCCGAGGAGTGACGGGGCCGCCCGGATGCCGGGCGGCCGGCTGGCCCGTGGACGACGATGCCGACCCGCGCGCGGGGCGCGGGTCGGCATCGTCGGCGTCAGCGGCGCGTCAGGAGCGCCGGGCCTCGTCCTCGTCGCCGAGGGGCTCGCGGATCTCCGCGTCCTCCGGGTCGATGGGGTCGACCGAGAGCTGGAAGTGGTCGCCGTGCTGCTCGACGCCGTTGACGACGGCGTCGCGCATCATCTCGACCGCGACCTGGCGGCGCACGATGAGCGGATCCGTGCGCAGCTCCTTCCAGAGGGCGTAGCAGGCGACGAGCATCACGATCACGAACGGCAGCGAGGCCACGACCGTGAGGTTCTGCAGGCCCGTGAGGGCCTCGGTGCCTCCGCCGCCGATGGCCAGCATGATCGCCGCGACCGCGCCCATGACGACGCCCCAGAAGACGACCACCTTGCGGCTCGGGTGCAGGGCGCCGCGCTGCGAGAGCGTCCCCATCACGATCGACGCGGAGTCCGCGCCGGAGACGAAGAAGATGCCCACGAGCAGCATCACGAGGACGGTGCTGACGCTGGCCAGCGGGTAGTGGTTCAGCAGCTGGAACAGCGTGTTGTCGGACACCACGGCGCCGTCGACGGTCATGTCGCCGTCGACCTGCTGCGCGTGGATCGCGGAGCCGCCGAAGATCGAGAACCAGATGAGGGCCACCAGGCTCGGCGCGAGGAGCACGCCGACCACGAACTCGCGGATGGTGCGGCCGCGGCTGATGCGCGCGATGAACATGCCGACGAACGGCGTCCACGAGATCCACCAGGCCCAGTAGAAGACGGTCCAGCTGGAGAGCCAGGCGCTCATCTCGTCGCCGCCGGTCGCCGCCGTGCGCGACGCCATCTCGGTCATGTCGCCGAGGTAGGCGCCGAGGGTGGCGGGGATGAGGTTGAGGATCAGCAGCGTCGGGCCGACGACGAACACGAAGACGGCGAGCAC
The nucleotide sequence above comes from Clavibacter sp. B3I6. Encoded proteins:
- a CDS encoding mandelate racemase/muconate lactonizing enzyme family protein gives rise to the protein MSTVVVDFYRTNLVFLRVETDEGLTGVAEATLEGQEHAVQGAVQVLERAVLGRDPRRIAETVHEVSRDAYWRGGPVTGTALSALETALWDISARELGVPVHRMLGGQVRDRVRAYANGWFSGISAPEDLAAAAVATVATGFRGLKWDPFEAAERHATDRDIDRMLESVAAVRDAVGGDVELFIEGHGRFDVPTAIRIARRLERYDPVFLEEPCPPEGVDAMIEIRSKSPVAIAAGERWYGRQGFVGPLARGAVDFVQPDVTHAGGLMELSFISTLAAHHHVPFAPHNPSGPLSTAATLQLGATLPNFRYLEIMAVDVPWRSDISDERLELTAEGDVMIPEGVGLGIELDLDAIAEHPFTPHPMRLFQDAVADIRPRDARSYFTRGGEPIAPRGPGAASA
- a CDS encoding fumarylacetoacetate hydrolase family protein, which codes for MQEHAHMQPGAAPSTLPEDAERAVLVGRVWDPRTGGPSPVVVRDGVVHDLSRVVATVSELADAPDPVALVQEAPARPLGTVDEVIANARPDGRDPARPWILSPVDLQAVKAAGVTFAASLLERVIEERAGGDPTAAAAVREELTLMLGAEIRDVVPGSLAALRLRDAMLAAGTWSPYLEVGLGTDAEIFTKGQPLSTVGTGEDVGVLAASAWNNPEPEVALVVSSAGRVVGATLANDVNLRDVEGRSALLLGRAKDANASGAVGPFIRLLDDSFGMDDVRALRVSLRVDGADGFALRAVSDMSLISRDPLDLVRQLIGPHHAYPDGALLMLGTMFAPTEDRDAPGRGFTHHVDDVVRISSPRLGTLENRVRAAEDCAPWTFGVRALLRHLAGSGSA
- a CDS encoding LacI family DNA-binding transcriptional regulator, with the protein product MHDDEDEDRTERGGPTTLADVALRAGVSVSSASRVLGGRGEVRAETRARILRAAADLGYRRAGTRRGRPALHEPRLIELVVGRFGNPWTRTVAEAARDRAAALGYDLALTVERADPADDWCARVVARRSSGVILGVTTPTAAERDALRDLRIPLVLLDPRAEVPRGTTSVGTTDRAGGQDAGAHLAERGATAFLVVAGAPRFRFGRAREAGFRDAVRAARPDAPLHRITTGWSADEVVDPAALARAAADAADAGGPLGVFAVTDDMAFAVCRAAAVAGLRIPGDLLVVGFDDEPRAAVARPPLTTVRQPLAAMAARAVDLVHAARTGSPADAHVELPTRLVVRASTGG
- a CDS encoding NAD(P)-dependent alcohol dehydrogenase, with product MKALQYTRIGSQPEVVEIERPTPGPGQVLLRVTAAGVCHSDEYVMGLSEEEYRAAGYPLPLTLGHEGAGVVEELGAGVEHLAVGDAVAVYGPWGCGRCHACAEGRENYCENAAAEGIQPPGLGAPGAMAEYMIVDDPRHLVPLGDLDPVENVSLTDAGLTPYHAIKTSLPKLGAGTFAVVIGTGGLGHVGIQILRALSGATVIALDVNEEKLELARHVGAHHTVISDAAAADGIRAITGGRGVQAVFDFVGATPTMATAVQVVEPGGDVTVVGIGGGTVEVGFGRIAFDAALRIPYWGSRSELIEVLDLARSGQVTVETQRYSLDQAPDAYAALATGAVRGRAVIVP
- a CDS encoding acyl-CoA desaturase, whose product is MTDTTAAPRIVLTRPKRGGGANPTTEYSGLLNTVRDAGLLNRRVGFYVLMFSGITAALVGLGAGFVLLGDSWFQLLIAAGLGIIFTQFAFLAHEASHRQVFESGKANDIAGRTLANLFVGISYSWWMTKHSRHHANPNVLGKDPDIERDVISFTPEDAARAKGVYGWFTRHQGYAFFPILMFEGLNLHVHGFRTVFGRGKVDKRWLEISMLSTRIIAYLAVVFFFLPLGMAFAFVGVQLAVFGVYMGASFAPNHKGMPVLPKDSKVDFLRRQVLTSRNIKSTWLTDIYMGGLNYQIEHHLFPNMPRPALKKAQVIAKEYCATHSIPYTETTLLASYGIVVAYLNRVGLSAGGDPFDCPASASFGR
- a CDS encoding AAA family ATPase, with amino-acid sequence MIRTLAVSGYRSVRDLALPLTGLDVVTGANGSGKSNVYRALRLIADMAQGGAVGALAREGGLEAVLWAGPEGLSRAMRDGEHAVQGTMRKGPVALRLGFAGDDLGYLVDLGIPQSDPSARPPTMFGRDPEIKRELVFSGPVARPRSLVLERRWQDVRVRDEADGWMRVPALVPPHLSVLSEVADAVTSPEAMILRRRMGGWRFYDHLRTDADAPARRPRVGTRTPVLASDGSDLAAAVQTIREWGRGDALDALVDRAFPGSRVVIRSQDGILTLGLEQPGVLRVLDAAELSDGTLRMLMLTAALLTTETPELMVLNEPETSLHQDLLPALGELIAEASQRIQILVVTHAPGLAAAISTHAEAGELVLEKPLGETTLRGQGLLSTPSWDWGRR
- a CDS encoding diacylglycerol kinase family protein, coding for MTTSTPASAPAPSPTDGSGRRAAVVYNPIKVDLESLKAKVAQAAGTAGWEETLWFETSEDDPGKGAAQEALSHDVDMVIAAGGDGTVRAVAEGMSGSGVALGLLPSGTGNLLARNLKLTLNDVEHSLEAAFSGHDRKVDLAAIEILRQDETRDKHVFVVMAGVGIDAKMLANTDSELKKKVGWLAYVDAIFKALRDRDQLRLRYRLDGRSTHRRRAHTLIVGNCGSLPANILLLPDAAVDDGILDVVLMRPEGIFGWIQIWVKVAWENGVVRRTAAGRRLMGPEKEVRALEYRTAEEVVVRLEKEEDIELDGDPFGRAVGFKIQVLPGGLTVRVPQDA